A section of the Chryseobacterium scophthalmum genome encodes:
- a CDS encoding TolC family protein: MKKVLTVVLGLAFAGLNAQQKWSLRECVDYAVKHNLQVIQNEYSKQIQDSNLKIAQKNYLPSVNASMGNNVSFGQASLGTTSIRNDQFSNSANIGADILIYNNGRLEKTIRKSQFDVEASQYDIETIKNDISLQIAQQYLTTLLNKEIVKISQSATENAKKQFDRAKITTEVGTTAQTIVAEAEAAWAREKQNLKTAEINVGRSLFALAQLLQLKEYKDFDVEDVEVDDKLTPQLFSVDDVLNLAYENQPQIKAAQSRIKSAETQTEVTQTAFWPTLTASVGVGTFYRNLLNTDNAGYDQFGNATKEPGFFQQYKDNFGQQGGISLNIPIFNKGITKLQVEQSKINENIAKTTLEQQKQTVRQSVQQAQFDADANYEVYLAAVEAEKSTKLAMEFADKSYAAGRTTIYDLNIARNNYANSQGSVQQAKFNYLFSLKLLNFYSGIPLTL; encoded by the coding sequence ATGAAAAAAGTTTTGACGGTTGTTTTAGGATTAGCCTTTGCAGGATTAAACGCTCAGCAGAAATGGTCTTTGCGTGAATGTGTAGACTATGCGGTAAAGCACAATCTTCAGGTGATTCAGAATGAATATTCAAAACAGATTCAGGATTCTAATCTTAAAATTGCCCAAAAGAATTACCTTCCTTCTGTAAATGCGAGCATGGGAAATAATGTAAGTTTCGGGCAAGCTTCTTTGGGAACGACAAGTATCCGAAACGATCAATTCAGTAATTCGGCAAACATTGGAGCTGATATTTTAATTTACAATAATGGAAGGCTTGAAAAAACAATCAGAAAGTCTCAGTTTGATGTAGAGGCAAGTCAATATGATATTGAAACCATTAAAAACGATATTTCACTTCAGATTGCTCAGCAATATTTAACGACTTTACTGAATAAGGAAATCGTAAAGATTTCTCAGAGCGCAACAGAAAATGCAAAAAAACAATTTGATAGGGCAAAAATAACTACAGAAGTAGGAACAACGGCTCAAACAATTGTTGCAGAAGCAGAAGCAGCTTGGGCAAGAGAAAAACAAAATTTAAAGACAGCTGAGATCAATGTAGGAAGAAGTCTGTTTGCTTTGGCGCAATTACTTCAGTTAAAAGAATATAAAGATTTTGATGTGGAAGATGTGGAAGTTGATGATAAATTAACTCCTCAATTGTTTTCTGTAGATGATGTTTTGAATTTAGCTTACGAAAATCAACCGCAAATAAAAGCGGCGCAAAGCAGAATAAAATCTGCAGAAACCCAAACAGAAGTTACCCAAACAGCATTTTGGCCTACGCTTACTGCGAGTGTAGGGGTTGGAACTTTTTATAGGAATTTATTGAATACAGATAATGCAGGGTACGACCAATTTGGAAATGCCACCAAAGAACCTGGTTTTTTCCAGCAGTATAAAGATAACTTTGGGCAACAAGGTGGGATCAGTTTAAATATTCCTATTTTCAATAAAGGAATTACCAAGCTTCAGGTAGAGCAGTCAAAAATTAATGAAAATATTGCCAAAACTACTTTAGAACAGCAAAAACAGACTGTAAGGCAAAGTGTTCAGCAAGCTCAGTTTGATGCGGATGCTAATTATGAAGTGTATCTTGCAGCAGTAGAAGCCGAAAAAAGCACAAAATTGGCTATGGAATTTGCAGATAAAAGTTATGCAGCGGGTCGTACAACAATTTATGATTTAAATATTGCCCGAAACAATTATGCAAACTCTCAAGGCTCGGTTCAACAGGCAAAATTTAATTATCTTTTCAGTCTTAAACTATTGAATTTTTATTCAGGGATCCCACTAACTTTGTAA
- a CDS encoding DinB family protein, whose product MTESIKSLFTRDLNQLKKEIEAYQNEETIWKIDKNILNSAGNLSLHLVGNINHFIGATLGSSGYVRNRELEFSLKNIPRTELIDKIEKTIEIVHSSLDQLSEEDLKKEYPIEALGYKMTTEYFLIHLFGHLGYHLGQINYHRRLLDVE is encoded by the coding sequence ATGACAGAAAGTATAAAATCATTATTCACAAGAGATTTAAACCAATTAAAAAAAGAAATAGAAGCGTATCAAAACGAAGAAACGATCTGGAAAATTGATAAAAATATTCTCAATTCTGCAGGAAATTTATCGCTTCATCTAGTTGGAAATATCAATCATTTTATTGGAGCTACTTTGGGAAGTTCAGGATATGTAAGAAACAGAGAGCTTGAATTTTCATTAAAAAATATTCCGAGAACAGAATTGATTGATAAAATTGAAAAAACGATTGAGATTGTACACTCTTCACTCGATCAATTATCGGAGGAAGATTTGAAAAAAGAATATCCGATTGAAGCTTTAGGCTATAAAATGACTACAGAATATTTTCTGATTCATTTGTTTGGGCATTTGGGCTATCATTTGGGGCAGATTAACTATCACAGAAGATTGTTGGATGTTGAGTGA
- a CDS encoding DUF885 domain-containing protein → MKNILFKTIIGLGLAVSISSCKKSDSPLTKVTPTNIDSIASNYYEQYLKLYPLEATSQGDLRYNDQLPINIDKDFILGEIAFYNSIQKQLENVDYNSLSDEDKVVYDVLDYTLKDKIEAYAYHPEYIPFSQFTGLPLNFPLYGSGQGSQPFNTEKDYEDWLKRMEKFPEWMNAAADNFREGINNKVVLPRKLVVKMIPQMKAEEIITPDFEKNIFYGPVKNFPKSFSKEQKEKLTKLYKEAITKNIIPAYTKMGEFLEKEYLPKSRETDGYNSLPKGDNIYRYYAKSWTTTNKTPEEINKIGLQQVAMLRGEMEKVKQQVGFKGTLEEFINSVKTDPKAMPYKTSKEVLDGFNGILAKITPKLKTMFSVTPKTKFEIRQTEKFREASASAEYIQGTPDGKRPGIFYMPLPDPSKFNVTSGMESLFLHEAIPGHHYQVSLQQENTKLPKFMRFGWFGAYGEGWAHYCETLGPEFGLYTDPYQKMGYLSDQMLRAVRLVVDTGIHTGKMTREEAITYFLNNIAYDEAGATAEVERYMAMPGQALGYKIGSLRIRELREKYQKELGDKFNLAKFHDEVLSQGCLPLEVLNRKMELWATKQK, encoded by the coding sequence ATGAAAAATATTTTATTTAAAACCATAATCGGGCTCGGATTGGCGGTGAGCATTTCATCATGCAAAAAATCAGATTCACCATTAACGAAAGTTACGCCTACCAATATAGATTCTATTGCGTCTAATTATTATGAGCAATATTTAAAACTTTATCCATTAGAAGCCACTTCACAAGGAGACTTGAGGTACAACGACCAGCTTCCGATCAATATTGACAAAGATTTTATTTTGGGGGAAATTGCTTTTTATAATTCCATCCAAAAGCAACTTGAAAATGTAGATTACAATAGTCTTTCGGATGAAGACAAAGTGGTTTATGATGTTTTAGATTATACTTTAAAAGATAAAATTGAAGCGTACGCATATCACCCTGAATATATTCCTTTCAGCCAGTTTACAGGTTTACCGTTAAACTTTCCGTTGTATGGAAGCGGACAAGGAAGCCAGCCCTTCAACACAGAAAAAGATTATGAAGACTGGTTAAAAAGAATGGAAAAATTCCCGGAATGGATGAATGCAGCTGCAGATAATTTCCGTGAAGGAATCAATAACAAAGTCGTTCTGCCAAGAAAATTGGTGGTAAAAATGATTCCTCAGATGAAAGCTGAAGAAATCATCACACCAGATTTTGAAAAGAATATTTTCTACGGACCTGTAAAAAACTTTCCAAAGAGCTTCAGCAAAGAACAAAAAGAAAAACTTACCAAACTGTATAAAGAAGCGATTACAAAAAATATCATTCCTGCGTATACAAAAATGGGTGAGTTTTTAGAGAAAGAATACTTACCTAAATCCAGAGAAACAGACGGTTACAACAGCCTTCCTAAAGGAGACAATATTTACAGATATTATGCTAAAAGCTGGACAACAACCAACAAAACGCCTGAAGAAATTAATAAAATAGGATTACAACAAGTTGCCATGTTACGTGGTGAAATGGAAAAGGTAAAGCAACAAGTTGGCTTCAAAGGAACGCTTGAAGAATTTATCAATTCTGTAAAAACAGATCCGAAAGCAATGCCTTACAAAACCTCAAAAGAAGTTTTGGATGGTTTCAATGGCATTTTAGCTAAAATAACTCCGAAGCTGAAAACCATGTTTAGCGTAACGCCAAAGACTAAATTTGAAATCAGACAAACCGAAAAATTCAGAGAAGCAAGCGCAAGCGCAGAATATATCCAAGGAACTCCCGATGGAAAAAGACCGGGAATTTTCTATATGCCACTTCCTGATCCGTCAAAATTCAACGTTACTTCAGGAATGGAATCTCTTTTCTTACACGAAGCGATTCCAGGACATCATTATCAGGTTTCTCTGCAACAGGAAAATACAAAACTTCCAAAATTCATGAGATTTGGCTGGTTTGGAGCTTATGGTGAAGGTTGGGCGCATTATTGCGAAACTTTAGGTCCGGAATTCGGGTTGTACACAGATCCTTATCAAAAAATGGGTTATTTGAGCGATCAGATGCTTCGTGCTGTTCGTTTGGTAGTTGACACCGGAATTCACACCGGAAAAATGACAAGAGAAGAAGCAATTACTTATTTCCTAAACAATATTGCTTATGACGAAGCTGGTGCAACGGCTGAAGTTGAACGATATATGGCAATGCCTGGACAAGCTTTAGGCTATAAAATCGGATCTTTAAGAATCCGAGAACTGAGAGAAAAATATCAGAAAGAATTGGGCGATAAATTTAATCTGGCAAAATTCCACGATGAAGTTTTGAGTCAGGGTTGTCTTCCTTTAGAGGTTTTAAATAGAAAAATGGAGCTTTGGGCGACGAAGCAAAAGTAA
- a CDS encoding GNAT family N-acetyltransferase produces MSQKSNLPKKENNFYETERLLIRPVSVDDADIIFQLYNMPNFIKFIGNKNINSLSDAENYIKSKFLPQIEKRGFGNYILVLKEGNQKIGSVGIFEREGLDVADIGFSVLEKFEGKGLMFEAAQKVKSIGMEEFGLNKISAITSKDNSSSQKLIERLGLKFQKYVTLPNEDEELMYYETE; encoded by the coding sequence ATGAGCCAAAAAAGCAACCTACCAAAAAAAGAAAATAATTTCTACGAAACAGAAAGGCTTTTAATTCGACCTGTTTCTGTAGATGATGCTGATATTATCTTCCAGCTTTATAATATGCCAAATTTTATAAAGTTTATTGGAAATAAGAACATCAATTCTCTCTCTGATGCCGAGAATTATATTAAATCTAAGTTTTTACCACAAATTGAAAAACGAGGATTCGGAAATTATATTCTTGTTTTAAAAGAAGGAAATCAGAAAATCGGAAGTGTGGGAATCTTCGAAAGAGAAGGTTTAGATGTTGCAGATATTGGATTTTCTGTCCTTGAAAAATTTGAAGGCAAAGGTTTAATGTTTGAAGCCGCTCAGAAAGTAAAATCTATCGGAATGGAGGAATTTGGTTTAAATAAAATTTCTGCAATCACTTCAAAAGACAATTCTTCTTCACAAAAATTAATCGAAAGGTTAGGTCTGAAATTCCAAAAATATGTAACGCTTCCCAATGAAGACGAAGAGTTGATGTATTACGAAACAGAATAA
- a CDS encoding endonuclease III domain-containing protein, with translation MTKKQRAALVQEELEKLYPVVPIFLDHTDVYTLMVAVALSAQTTDKKVNEVTPELFAVAGTPQRMAKLEDFEIKELIKEIGLSNTKAKNLKKMAEQLLEKHNGIVPQTYEELEELAGVGHKTASVVMSQGFGFPAFPVDTHIHRLMTQWKLTSGKNVVETEKDAKKLWKEEFWNKLHLQIIFYGREYSPARGKGEKDFITKMLFEEKGK, from the coding sequence ATGACAAAAAAGCAAAGAGCCGCACTCGTTCAGGAAGAATTAGAAAAATTATATCCTGTTGTTCCTATTTTTTTAGATCATACAGATGTTTATACTCTTATGGTTGCTGTTGCACTTTCTGCGCAAACTACCGACAAAAAGGTAAATGAGGTAACTCCCGAACTTTTCGCTGTAGCAGGAACACCACAAAGAATGGCTAAACTGGAGGATTTTGAAATTAAAGAACTCATCAAAGAAATCGGACTTTCGAATACAAAGGCGAAGAATCTGAAAAAAATGGCAGAGCAACTTTTGGAAAAACATAACGGAATTGTCCCTCAAACGTATGAAGAACTTGAAGAATTGGCAGGAGTGGGGCACAAAACAGCTTCTGTAGTGATGAGTCAGGGTTTTGGATTTCCTGCTTTTCCGGTCGATACACACATTCATAGACTGATGACACAATGGAAACTCACTTCCGGGAAAAACGTTGTAGAAACCGAGAAAGATGCCAAAAAATTATGGAAAGAAGAGTTCTGGAATAAACTTCACCTTCAAATTATTTTCTACGGAAGAGAATATTCTCCGGCGAGAGGAAAAGGTGAGAAAGATTTTATTACTAAAATGCTGTTTGAAGAAAAAGGTAAATAA
- a CDS encoding ExbD/TolR family protein has protein sequence MKIQRRNKAHPEFSLAAMTDVILLMLIFFMITSSAANQSAIDVKLPQTGSVDNNIPNPMTVSVKPDGSYFVNDKPVSRELVEQTIVSDLQSKSAKSFTIRADESTMHKDVVFLMEIAEKHKFNIAIATVKE, from the coding sequence ATGAAAATTCAGAGAAGAAATAAAGCGCACCCGGAATTCAGTTTAGCAGCAATGACAGACGTTATCTTGCTGATGTTGATTTTCTTTATGATTACCTCTTCTGCGGCTAATCAAAGTGCGATTGATGTAAAACTTCCACAAACAGGAAGCGTAGATAATAATATTCCGAATCCGATGACGGTAAGCGTAAAACCAGACGGATCGTATTTTGTAAATGATAAACCTGTAAGCAGAGAATTGGTAGAACAGACAATTGTGAGCGATCTTCAAAGCAAATCGGCAAAATCGTTTACCATCAGAGCAGACGAAAGCACAATGCATAAAGATGTAGTTTTTTTAATGGAAATTGCAGAAAAGCATAAGTTTAATATTGCCATTGCAACGGTAAAAGAATAA
- the bcp gene encoding thioredoxin-dependent thiol peroxidase yields MLKVGDQLPQFEGINQDGETINSEKLLGKKLVIFFYPQANTPTCTVEACNLSDNYSQLEQAGFQLLGISGDTVKKQKNFHSKFAFPYDLIADENRDVIEKFGVWKEKKTFGKTYMGIVRTTFIFDEKGICTRVIEKVTSKTAVAQILE; encoded by the coding sequence ATGCTGAAAGTTGGAGACCAATTACCACAATTTGAAGGAATAAATCAGGACGGAGAAACAATTAATTCTGAAAAGTTACTCGGAAAAAAATTAGTTATTTTCTTTTATCCGCAGGCAAATACTCCTACATGTACGGTAGAAGCGTGTAATTTGAGCGATAATTATTCGCAATTGGAACAAGCAGGATTTCAGCTTTTAGGAATCAGTGGAGATACCGTGAAAAAGCAGAAGAATTTTCACAGCAAATTTGCTTTTCCTTATGATCTGATTGCTGATGAAAACCGTGATGTTATCGAAAAATTCGGAGTTTGGAAAGAGAAAAAAACTTTTGGTAAAACTTATATGGGAATTGTGAGAACTACTTTTATTTTCGATGAAAAAGGAATTTGCACGAGAGTTATTGAGAAGGTGACTTCTAAAACGGCGGTAGCTCAGATTTTAGAATAA
- a CDS encoding SprT-like domain-containing protein — protein sequence MSIQSLEKYLPQNTLLYLRKWFSDYSIHIKVTRNRNSKLGDYRKLRDNSHEISINSTLAPQLFFFVLTHELAHLIAFEKFGRRIAPHGNEWKHTFREMLLESADVYDEDLKPIITKFSRSPKANFMASPDLVKYFHIDNQNDDEVFIEKLSKGENFIYREQKYLLEGLIKKNYLCMNLATGRKYSFKPLARVKKCS from the coding sequence ATGTCTATTCAGTCTTTAGAAAAATATTTACCTCAAAATACACTTTTGTATTTAAGGAAATGGTTTTCAGATTATTCTATTCATATAAAGGTTACTAGAAACCGAAATTCGAAGCTTGGAGACTACCGGAAGTTACGTGATAATTCGCACGAAATTAGCATCAATTCTACATTAGCCCCGCAACTTTTCTTTTTCGTATTAACTCATGAATTGGCGCATCTCATTGCCTTCGAAAAATTCGGAAGAAGAATTGCTCCACACGGTAACGAATGGAAACATACTTTCAGGGAAATGCTTTTGGAAAGTGCGGATGTTTATGATGAAGATCTAAAGCCGATTATAACTAAGTTTTCACGGTCTCCGAAAGCCAATTTTATGGCAAGTCCGGATCTCGTAAAATATTTTCATATTGATAATCAGAATGATGATGAGGTTTTTATAGAGAAGCTTAGCAAGGGCGAAAATTTCATCTATCGAGAACAAAAGTATTTGTTGGAAGGTCTGATTAAAAAAAACTATCTTTGTATGAATCTGGCTACAGGACGAAAGTATTCTTTCAAACCTTTGGCTAGAGTGAAAAAATGCAGTTAA
- a CDS encoding bifunctional folylpolyglutamate synthase/dihydrofolate synthase, translating into MTNAQYQEAVEWLFVQAPNYQIDGQKAYKPGLGNITRLCAFFDNPQDKIKCIHIGGTNGKGSTSNMLSSVLQEAGYKTGLYNSPHLIDFTERIKVNGKNCDKEFVYNFILKLKKLPEDILPSFFEFTTIMAFEYFAQQKVDFAITEVGLGGRLDSTNIIKPLVAAITNVQLDHQNILGDTIEEIAYEKAGIIKANTPIIFGDNNEIVKNIIKDKAVKENAPFIDATVLKTELKSDLKGNYQNKNIKVVLSLIEELRKLNYSISNKNIETGLLSVHQNTGFIGRWFEFSQNPLTICDTAHNQAGLESVFEQLNSIEKHKHVVLGFVNDKKIDDVMDLLPQNSKFYFAKPSINRGRPPQDYEDLLINSKINYKIFDSVQEAYLSAKQECTNEEMIFIGGSNFVVGDFLEKNLEICE; encoded by the coding sequence ATGACAAACGCACAATATCAGGAAGCTGTAGAATGGCTTTTCGTTCAGGCGCCAAACTATCAGATAGATGGGCAAAAAGCATACAAACCGGGACTTGGAAACATCACAAGACTCTGCGCTTTTTTTGACAACCCACAAGATAAAATAAAATGCATCCACATTGGAGGAACCAATGGAAAAGGATCCACCAGCAATATGCTATCTTCAGTTCTTCAGGAAGCAGGTTACAAAACAGGTTTATATAATTCTCCGCATCTTATTGATTTCACAGAACGGATTAAAGTTAACGGTAAAAATTGCGATAAAGAGTTTGTCTATAATTTCATTTTAAAACTGAAAAAGCTTCCAGAAGACATCCTCCCCTCTTTCTTTGAGTTTACGACAATTATGGCATTTGAATATTTTGCTCAGCAAAAAGTTGACTTTGCGATTACTGAAGTCGGATTGGGCGGAAGATTAGATTCAACTAATATTATCAAACCTTTGGTTGCAGCAATTACGAATGTTCAACTCGATCATCAGAATATTTTAGGAGACACTATCGAAGAAATCGCCTACGAAAAAGCAGGAATTATAAAAGCAAATACCCCAATAATTTTCGGAGATAATAATGAAATTGTAAAAAACATTATTAAAGACAAAGCTGTTAAAGAAAACGCTCCATTTATCGATGCTACTGTTTTAAAAACTGAGCTAAAATCAGATTTGAAAGGAAATTATCAAAATAAAAACATTAAAGTTGTTTTAAGTTTAATTGAAGAATTGAGAAAACTAAACTACTCTATCTCAAATAAAAATATCGAAACTGGACTTTTATCCGTTCATCAAAACACCGGATTTATTGGTCGTTGGTTTGAATTCTCTCAAAATCCTTTGACGATTTGTGACACAGCGCACAATCAAGCCGGTTTAGAATCGGTTTTTGAACAGTTAAATTCTATTGAAAAACACAAACACGTTGTTTTAGGATTTGTCAATGACAAGAAAATTGATGATGTAATGGACTTACTTCCTCAAAATTCCAAGTTTTATTTTGCAAAACCATCCATCAACAGAGGAAGACCCCCTCAAGACTATGAAGATTTATTAATTAATTCAAAAATAAATTATAAAATTTTTGATTCTGTACAAGAAGCGTATCTTTCTGCAAAACAAGAATGTACAAATGAAGAAATGATTTTTATTGGCGGAAGCAACTTTGTAGTTGGAGATTTTTTAGAAAAAAATTTGGAGATTTGTGAATAA
- a CDS encoding MotA/TolQ/ExbB proton channel family protein has protein sequence MLLTELTQILFAQVAVPTVPVEKLEFSFWNILFHGGAFAKIVMVTVLLLGVFSVYLFFERFFFIKRMTSKTDSNFMNNIEDFIRDGKIEAAADYCKTQNSPESRILEKGISRLGRPVSDIVSAMESQAQIEVANMEKNLNLLAVVPSIAPMLGLLGTVIGMIIAFFDLSHAEGAFSPKTLSEGIYTALGQTAVGLAVAIPANFFYNILLTRIDKFVLRTQNVSGEFLDIINKPL, from the coding sequence ATGCTGTTAACGGAACTTACTCAGATTTTATTTGCACAGGTCGCTGTACCTACTGTACCTGTAGAAAAGCTTGAATTTTCTTTTTGGAATATCCTTTTTCATGGTGGTGCTTTCGCTAAAATAGTGATGGTAACTGTTTTGTTATTAGGAGTTTTCTCGGTTTATCTTTTTTTTGAAAGATTTTTCTTTATTAAAAGAATGACTTCAAAAACGGATTCTAATTTTATGAATAACATCGAAGACTTTATAAGAGACGGAAAGATAGAGGCTGCAGCAGATTATTGTAAAACACAGAATTCACCGGAATCCAGAATTTTAGAGAAAGGAATCTCAAGATTAGGAAGACCCGTTTCTGATATTGTAAGCGCAATGGAATCTCAGGCTCAGATTGAGGTTGCCAATATGGAAAAGAACTTAAACCTTTTAGCTGTTGTACCAAGTATTGCACCAATGTTGGGACTTTTGGGAACGGTAATCGGGATGATTATTGCGTTCTTTGATTTGTCACATGCTGAAGGCGCTTTCTCTCCGAAAACTTTATCTGAAGGTATTTATACGGCTCTTGGACAAACTGCAGTTGGTTTGGCGGTAGCAATTCCGGCAAATTTTTTCTACAATATTTTGCTGACAAGAATTGATAAATTCGTTCTGAGAACTCAGAATGTTTCTGGAGAATTTTTAGATATTATCAATAAACCTTTATAA
- a CDS encoding mannose-1-phosphate guanylyltransferase, producing MLKSDKYCVIMAGGIGSRFWPLSTQKFPKQFQDILGTGRTMIQQTYDRISKIIPKENIFVITNKEYVALSHQQLPEIPEDNVVGEPLMKNTAACNLYMANKIAEINPDATMIVLPADHLILKEDVFLEKVELAFDLASTHDYLVTLGITPTRPDTGYGYIQFVEKKDSDYYKVKTFTEKPILEIAKSFLESGDFLWNAGIFIWNVKSIHKAFEMFLPDMTQQFMACEYNAEAEVSCIELIYPKIQKISIDNGILEKAKNVYVIPADLGWSDLGTWTSVFENSDRDENENAVNIKTALTYDSTGNIIHVKNNKAVVIDGLKDFIVVDTDKVLLICPREHDQQIKEYVLDLKSLKKGEKFM from the coding sequence ATGTTAAAATCAGATAAGTACTGTGTGATTATGGCAGGAGGAATCGGTAGTAGATTCTGGCCTCTGAGCACACAGAAATTTCCCAAACAATTTCAGGATATTTTAGGAACGGGTCGTACCATGATTCAGCAGACTTATGACAGAATCAGTAAGATTATTCCTAAAGAAAACATATTTGTAATTACCAACAAAGAGTATGTAGCACTTTCTCATCAGCAATTACCAGAAATTCCTGAGGATAATGTAGTGGGCGAACCTCTGATGAAAAATACAGCTGCATGTAATCTTTACATGGCAAATAAAATTGCTGAAATCAATCCTGATGCTACGATGATTGTGCTTCCTGCAGATCATTTAATCTTAAAAGAAGATGTTTTTTTAGAGAAAGTAGAATTGGCATTTGACTTAGCTTCCACACATGATTATTTGGTGACTTTGGGAATTACACCAACAAGACCAGATACAGGTTACGGATACATCCAATTTGTTGAGAAAAAAGATTCAGACTATTATAAAGTTAAAACTTTCACAGAAAAACCTATTCTTGAAATTGCCAAAAGTTTCCTTGAAAGCGGAGATTTCCTTTGGAATGCAGGAATTTTTATCTGGAATGTAAAATCTATTCATAAAGCTTTTGAGATGTTTCTTCCAGACATGACTCAGCAGTTTATGGCTTGCGAATACAATGCGGAAGCTGAGGTAAGCTGTATAGAACTCATTTATCCTAAAATTCAAAAAATATCAATCGATAACGGGATTTTAGAAAAAGCTAAAAACGTATATGTAATTCCGGCTGATTTAGGCTGGAGCGATCTCGGAACCTGGACTTCGGTTTTTGAAAACAGCGATAGAGACGAAAATGAAAATGCAGTCAATATAAAAACAGCGCTTACCTACGATTCTACAGGAAATATTATTCATGTGAAAAATAATAAAGCAGTTGTAATAGACGGTTTGAAAGATTTTATCGTTGTAGATACAGATAAAGTACTTTTAATCTGCCCAAGAGAGCACGATCAGCAGATTAAAGAATACGTTTTAGATTTAAAAAGCCTTAAAAAAGGAGAGAAATTTATGTAA